One segment of Pasteurella skyensis DNA contains the following:
- a CDS encoding phosphatidylglycerophosphatase A family protein — MKPINLKNPIHLLAFGFGSGLIKPAPGTWGTLGGMVFAIFLWDLTASSLFFMILTVISFISGCYICEKTSQDLGVHDDGRIVWDEIVAIFLIFAFLPQYDYTFYGLTFIVFRFFDIVKPYPIKQFDQTLKGGLGIMVDDILAAVYSLVTLYILHFVLLSL; from the coding sequence ATGAAACCTATTAATCTTAAAAATCCTATTCATTTACTTGCCTTTGGTTTTGGCTCTGGTCTAATCAAACCAGCCCCTGGTACTTGGGGAACATTAGGTGGTATGGTTTTTGCAATTTTTTTATGGGATCTTACCGCTTCATCACTCTTTTTTATGATACTTACTGTGATTTCTTTTATTTCAGGTTGCTATATCTGTGAAAAAACCAGTCAAGATTTAGGTGTTCACGATGATGGGCGTATTGTATGGGATGAAATTGTTGCTATATTTTTAATTTTTGCTTTTTTACCTCAGTATGATTATACCTTTTATGGACTTACGTTTATTGTATTCCGCTTTTTTGATATTGTTAAACCCTATCCTATAAAACAGTTTGATCAAACACTAAAAGGCGGTTTAGGAATTATGGTTGATGATATTTTGGCGGCTGTTTATTCTCTAGTGACACTTTATATTCTCCATTTTGTATTACTTTCCCTATAA